The Lutibacter sp. Hel_I_33_5 genome has a window encoding:
- a CDS encoding endonuclease/exonuclease/phosphatase family protein, with product MKKVLKFIFRLLVLFIVAFVIFFFWASSSNLEESEYERLIVNQFESTVTNDSIYSVVTYNIGYLSGMTNNRAVDKPKELYDGNLNKVISEIKKENPDIIAFQEIDYNASRSYNVNQQNEIAKLGYNYVAEGVNFDEKYLPYPYWPPKYHFGKVISGQSILSKYALKDYKRIVLQRVADAPFYRDALYLERLAQITKVEIEGKKVVLINVHLEAFDKITRVKQFEEVMGLFNQYKDKYPTILLGDFNSEARDEDAIIQKLFVEEGVGNAAFNAKNPINTFDSKKPYKRIDYIFYTENSIEYVDGKVLTQFGEASDHLPVQMRFKLKYSTNK from the coding sequence ATGAAAAAAGTTTTAAAATTTATTTTTCGTTTATTAGTGCTATTCATTGTAGCATTTGTGATATTTTTCTTTTGGGCTTCCTCTTCAAATTTAGAAGAATCAGAATATGAGAGATTGATTGTAAATCAGTTTGAAAGCACCGTAACAAACGATTCTATTTATAGTGTTGTTACCTATAATATTGGGTATTTAAGTGGTATGACGAACAATAGAGCAGTTGATAAACCTAAAGAGTTGTACGATGGAAATTTGAATAAAGTTATTTCAGAAATTAAAAAGGAAAATCCAGATATTATTGCTTTTCAAGAGATAGATTATAATGCATCTCGATCGTATAATGTAAATCAGCAAAACGAAATTGCTAAGCTCGGATATAACTATGTAGCAGAAGGAGTAAACTTTGACGAAAAATATCTGCCATATCCATATTGGCCACCAAAATATCATTTTGGAAAAGTAATTTCAGGTCAATCTATTTTAAGTAAATACGCGTTAAAAGACTATAAAAGAATTGTTTTACAACGAGTAGCGGATGCGCCTTTTTATAGAGATGCATTGTATTTAGAACGATTAGCGCAAATAACAAAAGTTGAGATAGAAGGGAAAAAAGTTGTGTTAATAAATGTTCATTTAGAAGCGTTTGATAAGATAACAAGAGTGAAGCAGTTTGAAGAAGTAATGGGGTTATTTAATCAGTATAAAGATAAATATCCTACTATTTTATTAGGGGACTTTAATTCAGAAGCAAGAGATGAGGATGCAATTATTCAGAAACTATTTGTTGAAGAAGGAGTCGGGAATGCTGCATTCAATGCTAAAAATCCAATAAATACGTTTGATTCTAAAAAGCCTTATAAACGAATAGATTATATCTTTTATACTGAAAACTCTATTGAATATGTTGACGGAAAAGTACTAACTCAGTTTGGAGAAGCTTCTGATCATTTACCTGTTCAGATGAGGTTTAAACTTAAATATTCAACCAATAAGTAA